In Fluviispira sanaruensis, a genomic segment contains:
- a CDS encoding OmpA/MotB family protein: MPKKKKCPEFENHERWLVAFADMMTLLFALFVVLYAIAIVNTSKVKQVTESMQTAFGIKEEIPKEEGTIPRGPTATEGIFRYIKGNTSREQILQKIIRERAAIISAQARNVEQKLSERLYGTKQFPDSAKKPVDRVIYVARDPEGIRITLLARILFKPGEYTLTPEAYKIIQSVAEVLKGIGRVIRVEGHTDNIPYERNGMSNWELSTLRATTVTKFLISTKLFPVGSVYPAGFAETRPLSENDSAENRALNRRVDLKILYDNPTDYIPPDEQLGNGEKSTKE, encoded by the coding sequence ATGCCAAAGAAAAAGAAATGCCCCGAATTTGAAAACCATGAACGCTGGCTTGTCGCTTTTGCTGACATGATGACACTTCTGTTTGCTCTTTTCGTGGTTTTATATGCAATTGCTATCGTTAACACTTCAAAAGTCAAGCAAGTCACAGAATCCATGCAAACAGCCTTTGGTATAAAGGAGGAAATCCCCAAGGAAGAGGGAACGATTCCGCGGGGGCCAACAGCTACTGAAGGAATTTTTCGCTACATCAAAGGCAATACCAGTCGTGAACAAATTCTGCAAAAAATTATTCGTGAAAGAGCTGCAATTATCTCAGCTCAGGCAAGAAATGTTGAGCAAAAATTATCGGAACGCTTATATGGAACAAAACAATTTCCAGACAGTGCTAAAAAACCTGTGGATAGAGTTATTTATGTGGCGCGAGATCCTGAAGGCATACGTATAACGCTGTTGGCAAGAATCCTTTTTAAACCTGGCGAATACACTCTCACACCCGAAGCCTATAAAATAATCCAATCAGTTGCAGAGGTTCTTAAAGGAATTGGCAGAGTTATTAGGGTCGAAGGGCATACAGACAATATTCCCTATGAGCGTAATGGCATGTCAAACTGGGAATTGAGCACCCTAAGAGCAACCACAGTGACTAAATTTTTAATCAGTACAAAACTTTTTCCTGTTGGCAGTGTTTATCCTGCTGGATTTGCAGAAACTCGCCCCTTGTCTGAGAACGATTCAGCGGAAAATCGCGCGCTCAATCGGCGGGTCGATTTAAAGATTTTATACGATAACCCCACGGACTATATTCC
- a CDS encoding motility protein A yields the protein MELSSIIGPILGGVAVIGTAVLKGLSPGMLWGGSAAMIVGVGAIAAVMTAYPMKDVVFSFKSLGLFLNGPKMDSEGAISAIERLAQMARKDGVLALEKEIDKLEDPLMKKGIEMVSMNTEAQIIENILLSEIDMMYEEEEIAAKFWEDMGAFAPTIGILGAVLGLMVVMLNLDNPPEIGPGIKTAFIATLYGVALANLFALPAGKKIKRMCHHKKVFREMVATGIIGIAQGTAPKVLVERLHGMVHH from the coding sequence ATGGAACTTTCGAGTATTATAGGACCAATTCTAGGCGGAGTCGCTGTCATAGGGACTGCTGTCTTAAAAGGCCTTTCACCTGGAATGTTATGGGGCGGGTCTGCTGCCATGATCGTGGGAGTTGGTGCTATCGCTGCCGTTATGACCGCTTATCCGATGAAGGATGTTGTTTTCTCTTTTAAATCGCTTGGTCTCTTTTTGAATGGACCTAAAATGGATTCCGAGGGAGCGATTTCTGCAATTGAACGTCTCGCACAAATGGCTCGTAAAGATGGCGTCCTAGCCTTGGAAAAAGAGATAGACAAACTTGAAGATCCTTTGATGAAAAAAGGCATTGAAATGGTCTCGATGAACACTGAAGCCCAAATCATTGAAAATATATTACTTTCTGAAATTGATATGATGTACGAAGAAGAAGAAATAGCTGCAAAATTCTGGGAAGACATGGGAGCTTTTGCTCCAACGATCGGAATTCTTGGCGCCGTTCTCGGTCTCATGGTGGTCATGCTTAACCTTGATAACCCCCCTGAAATTGGTCCGGGAATTAAAACTGCATTTATCGCAACACTATATGGGGTTGCACTTGCAAACTTATTTGCTTTGCCTGCTGGAAAAAAAATAAAAAGAATGTGTCATCATAAAAAAGTTTTTAGAGAAATGGTTGCAACAGGAATTATAGGGATCGCCCAAGGCACAGCGCCGAAAGTTCTTGTTGAACGCTTGCATGGAATGGTTCATCACTAA
- a CDS encoding PilZ domain-containing protein, whose amino-acid sequence MTDSSGVENRAHQRFTSKAIVQIIADEDTSAVMGTINNISAGGVSLNLEVDNIKRGYKVGCFVTFEMPVRMFGIDSEDKLTLKAEIKRATNLGKTISCQFQNLKDSEIAVLNKGLRILEVVNKISTKKAQQN is encoded by the coding sequence ATGACAGATTCATCTGGAGTTGAAAATAGAGCTCATCAACGCTTCACGAGCAAGGCAATCGTTCAGATTATTGCTGATGAAGATACATCTGCTGTCATGGGAACGATAAATAATATTTCTGCGGGTGGAGTTAGTTTGAATTTAGAGGTCGATAATATTAAACGTGGATATAAAGTGGGTTGTTTTGTTACTTTTGAAATGCCTGTTAGAATGTTTGGTATTGATTCAGAAGATAAATTAACATTAAAAGCAGAAATAAAAAGAGCGACTAATTTAGGGAAAACAATTTCCTGTCAATTTCAAAATTTAAAAGACTCTGAAATTGCAGTCTTGAATAAAGGGCTTCGAATACTTGAAGTCGTTAATAAAATATCGACTAAAAAAGCGCAGCAGAATTGA
- a CDS encoding helix-turn-helix transcriptional regulator: MYNQYLNFAKAMELLFYPQLEVVIHDIITKKIIYLGNSFSNRDVGDDSVLDDISFEKSKSIIGPYEKINFDGKVLKSISIVIEEKNKPKFLMCLNFDISVLNNLANTIELFIGKSSYEKSESFIFKDDWREKIHVYVNENLKSKGKILNSINKEEKKELILDLQKKGAFKGKNSKEYIAKILKLSRATIYNYLNEKEEK; this comes from the coding sequence ATGTACAATCAATATCTCAATTTTGCTAAGGCAATGGAATTACTTTTTTACCCACAACTTGAAGTCGTTATTCATGATATTATTACTAAAAAAATAATTTATTTAGGTAATAGTTTTTCAAATCGAGATGTTGGAGATGATTCTGTGTTAGATGACATTTCATTTGAAAAATCAAAAAGTATCATTGGACCCTATGAGAAAATAAATTTTGATGGAAAAGTGTTAAAATCAATTAGCATCGTAATTGAAGAAAAAAATAAGCCAAAATTCTTAATGTGTCTAAATTTTGATATTTCTGTCTTAAATAATTTAGCAAATACGATTGAACTATTTATTGGAAAATCTAGTTATGAGAAGTCAGAAAGTTTTATTTTTAAAGATGATTGGAGAGAAAAAATTCATGTCTATGTCAATGAAAATCTTAAATCAAAAGGAAAAATATTAAATTCTATAAATAAAGAAGAAAAAAAAGAATTGATATTGGATCTTCAAAAAAAAGGTGCTTTTAAAGGCAAAAACTCTAAAGAGTATATAGCAAAAATATTAAAATTATCAAGAGCAACAATTTATAATTATTTAAATGAAAAAGAAGAGAAGTAA
- a CDS encoding aminotransferase class I/II-fold pyridoxal phosphate-dependent enzyme, protein MKLPLFKLEDYLSEREFSSDIMFSGSDMEAFLMQDILKLAKSEILDIWNNLKLSYTYPLGNPLLLDELNKKYQLNNCSENICTFSGAEEGIYAALNSILNKDDHVIIFSPCYQSLKEIPNNICEVSEVQLKFLNNKCFFDISEVSRLIKPNTKMIIFNFPHNPSGTIISKEELKYLIDLSRKHGLYIFSDEVYRGLEVNHSDQLPYIASEYEKGISLGVMSKSYGMPGLRIGWLAMQDKKLLKKISNMKHYLSICNSAPSEILALISLQNEDHIYSRNLSILNNNLKLISTFFKEHDSVFEWYPPKGGCIAFPKLKLKRPVYDFCEELRIKEHIVLLPGDIFDHSHNHFRVGFGRLNMPEALSRLKRYIQTEKL, encoded by the coding sequence ATGAAGTTACCACTTTTTAAATTAGAGGATTATTTATCTGAAAGAGAATTTTCGTCAGATATTATGTTTTCTGGATCTGATATGGAAGCATTTTTGATGCAGGATATCCTCAAATTAGCTAAATCTGAGATCCTAGATATTTGGAATAATTTAAAATTAAGTTATACTTATCCTTTAGGGAATCCGCTTTTATTAGATGAGTTGAATAAAAAATATCAACTGAATAATTGCTCTGAAAATATATGTACATTTTCAGGAGCAGAAGAAGGAATTTATGCTGCATTAAATTCAATCTTGAATAAAGATGATCATGTTATTATTTTTTCGCCTTGCTACCAATCATTAAAAGAAATTCCCAATAATATTTGTGAAGTAAGTGAAGTACAGTTAAAATTTTTAAATAACAAGTGTTTCTTTGATATCTCAGAAGTTTCAAGATTAATAAAACCAAATACTAAAATGATTATTTTTAATTTTCCACATAATCCTTCAGGGACAATAATCTCAAAAGAAGAATTAAAATATTTAATCGATTTATCTAGAAAACATGGCCTATATATTTTTTCAGATGAAGTCTATCGTGGTTTAGAGGTGAATCATAGTGATCAACTTCCTTATATTGCCTCCGAGTATGAAAAAGGAATTAGCTTAGGAGTTATGTCAAAATCCTATGGAATGCCTGGCTTAAGGATTGGCTGGTTAGCTATGCAGGATAAAAAATTATTAAAAAAAATTTCAAATATGAAACATTATTTATCTATATGTAACAGTGCACCAAGTGAAATTTTAGCTTTAATATCTTTGCAAAATGAAGACCATATTTACTCAAGAAATTTATCTATTCTTAATAATAATTTAAAATTAATTTCCACTTTTTTTAAAGAGCATGATTCTGTCTTTGAATGGTATCCTCCAAAGGGTGGTTGTATTGCATTTCCGAAGTTAAAACTAAAGCGTCCAGTGTATGATTTTTGTGAGGAATTAAGAATAAAAGAACACATTGTATTGTTACCAGGTGATATTTTTGATCATAGCCACAATCATTTTAGAGTTGGTTTTGGTCGATTGAATATGCCTGAAGCATTGTCTCGCTTAAAAAGATATATTCAAACGGAAAAATTATAA
- a CDS encoding SemiSWEET family sugar transporter has product MAIDDLSNIIGYAAAFLTTFSFLPQAIKTIKTRCTSGISVLMYCLFTSGIFLWLVYGILKEDPIIISANAVTFAFSFTILIIAAINLRKKNKVESESLLLNK; this is encoded by the coding sequence ATGGCAATCGATGATTTATCAAATATAATAGGCTATGCTGCTGCATTTTTAACAACATTTTCTTTTTTGCCTCAAGCCATTAAAACCATAAAAACGCGTTGTACATCGGGTATTTCGGTTCTCATGTATTGTCTTTTTACTTCAGGGATATTTCTATGGCTTGTCTATGGGATTTTGAAAGAAGATCCTATTATTATTTCTGCAAATGCAGTTACATTTGCTTTTTCATTTACTATTTTAATTATTGCTGCTATAAATCTTAGGAAGAAAAATAAAGTTGAATCTGAAAGTTTATTGTTAAATAAATAA
- a CDS encoding UDP-2,3-diacylglucosamine diphosphatase, protein MRNLNINPVKSFIVISDVHLRDPKDATTKLFLKTLDDILMKNKNEEKDKTEALFLLGDIFDFIAASKNFFLEMWSEVFEKFKLLKDNGIQVYFVEGNHDFGFEHFRSQKLDSYFTDYGDITIEFLHRRAGKMMLRHGDDLICPEKYLKFRSIVKGKFFQKLTSFLIAGLFMHFLFSRYAKISRAQDSYRKLQLSFLKTCLDKFYINYKNQFQKTISILIIGHIHVYTEQYYKQTLLLVGPDWFSAPSYLYFNKEGVSERIFLSDKTQEEYLLN, encoded by the coding sequence GTGAGAAATTTAAACATAAATCCAGTTAAAAGCTTTATAGTTATTTCCGATGTGCATTTACGCGATCCGAAAGATGCAACAACAAAATTATTTTTAAAAACCCTCGATGATATTTTAATGAAAAATAAAAATGAAGAAAAAGACAAAACGGAAGCCCTATTTCTTTTGGGTGATATTTTTGATTTTATCGCAGCATCTAAAAATTTCTTTCTCGAAATGTGGAGCGAAGTCTTTGAAAAATTCAAACTGCTAAAAGACAATGGCATTCAGGTTTATTTCGTAGAGGGCAATCATGATTTCGGTTTTGAACATTTTCGCTCACAAAAGCTGGACTCTTATTTTACGGATTATGGCGATATAACAATTGAATTTCTCCACAGACGCGCTGGTAAAATGATGTTACGCCATGGGGATGATCTCATTTGCCCAGAAAAATACTTAAAATTTAGAAGTATCGTTAAAGGTAAATTCTTTCAAAAACTCACTTCGTTTCTTATTGCTGGGCTCTTTATGCACTTCCTATTTTCACGTTATGCAAAAATAAGTCGCGCGCAAGATTCTTATCGCAAACTTCAACTTTCCTTTCTTAAAACATGCCTAGATAAGTTTTATATAAATTATAAAAATCAATTCCAAAAAACGATCAGTATTCTTATAATTGGTCACATACATGTTTATACCGAACAATATTATAAACAAACTTTATTGCTTGTAGGGCCTGATTGGTTTTCTGCCCCCAGTTATTTATACTTTAATAAAGAGGGTGTTTCAGAAAGAATATTCCTAAGTGATAAAACCCAAGAAGAATATCTCTTAAACTGA
- a CDS encoding RNHCP domain-containing protein, with product MSISNPVFTKINESFPCQNCGALVPQAQSTCRDHCPNCLFSIHVDINPGDRAAECKGKLRPIAWSQHKKKGYMIHYQCESCGLEKVNKFLEHDSYQADNLSELLKLSSVTKVKS from the coding sequence ATGTCCATAAGCAATCCTGTATTTACAAAAATAAATGAATCTTTCCCTTGTCAAAACTGCGGAGCTCTTGTTCCACAAGCGCAAAGCACGTGCCGTGATCACTGCCCCAATTGTTTATTTAGCATTCATGTCGACATCAATCCAGGGGATAGAGCTGCAGAATGCAAAGGAAAATTAAGACCCATAGCGTGGTCACAGCATAAGAAAAAAGGCTATATGATTCATTACCAGTGTGAGAGCTGTGGTCTTGAAAAAGTAAATAAATTCTTAGAGCATGACTCGTATCAAGCAGATAACTTGAGTGAGTTATTAAAATTAAGCAGCGTGACAAAGGTAAAGTCGTGA
- a CDS encoding TlpA family protein disulfide reductase translates to MKTKKTNKKTLIFSGIIVLIFMSLMIYSLKQDPNFTPSQLIGKTAPEFFGEKTNGDKINSNDILKKGNWVILNFWSSYCIVCRSEAPEIESFYKEIEHDKITFVSINIQDDKNSILNWQQNYGQSFPVLQDSKGLISVRYGVTGTPETFFIDPNGKVRYRVAGQISKNLIFNFMKWLEQNPTATQEEATQAIITVRSTS, encoded by the coding sequence ATGAAAACAAAAAAGACAAATAAAAAAACTTTGATTTTTTCTGGTATTATTGTTCTTATTTTTATGTCCCTTATGATTTATTCCTTGAAGCAAGATCCAAATTTTACGCCAAGTCAGCTCATAGGTAAAACTGCTCCAGAATTTTTCGGCGAAAAAACCAATGGTGACAAAATTAACTCAAATGATATTTTAAAAAAAGGCAATTGGGTTATTCTTAACTTTTGGTCCTCTTACTGTATTGTTTGCCGCAGTGAAGCTCCAGAAATAGAAAGTTTTTATAAAGAAATAGAGCATGATAAAATCACTTTTGTGAGTATCAATATTCAGGATGACAAAAATTCCATTCTCAACTGGCAACAGAATTATGGTCAATCATTCCCAGTATTGCAAGATAGCAAAGGTCTTATTTCTGTTCGCTATGGCGTGACTGGCACACCAGAAACTTTTTTTATCGATCCAAATGGAAAAGTTAGATACAGAGTGGCTGGGCAAATCAGTAAAAATTTAATATTTAATTTTATGAAATGGCTCGAGCAAAATCCTACTGCAACCCAAGAAGAAGCCACTCAAGCTATCATCACTGTAAGAAGTACCTCTTAA
- a CDS encoding cytochrome c maturation protein CcmE, with the protein MKLNGGQIAGILIVVGSLGLITYQATRSESTVTFFTPAEVYANPLKFEGKLFRVSGLVQKGTKTWDAQTNDLNFQITDLEGHDFNVHYKGIPPDLFKEGQGVVVEGKLYSKTGMLKKDNLIQANLLMVKHSEVYDTKEDHTKLKEAKLLDSILKDQKIAGTEIKTQAKSH; encoded by the coding sequence ATGAAATTAAATGGAGGCCAAATCGCTGGAATTTTAATCGTAGTGGGATCTTTAGGGCTAATCACCTATCAAGCCACACGCAGTGAATCCACTGTTACTTTTTTTACTCCAGCAGAAGTCTATGCAAATCCTTTAAAGTTTGAAGGAAAACTATTTCGTGTGTCAGGTCTTGTGCAAAAAGGGACAAAAACATGGGATGCCCAAACCAATGATTTAAATTTCCAAATCACCGATTTAGAAGGCCACGATTTTAATGTCCATTACAAAGGAATTCCTCCAGATCTTTTTAAAGAAGGACAAGGTGTTGTTGTTGAAGGAAAACTTTATTCAAAAACAGGCATGTTAAAAAAAGACAATCTTATCCAAGCCAATTTACTGATGGTCAAACACAGTGAAGTTTATGACACCAAAGAAGATCATACAAAGCTTAAAGAAGCAAAATTACTTGATAGTATTTTAAAAGATCAAAAAATCGCGGGTACTGAAATTAAAACTCAAGCAAAGAGTCATTAG
- the ccsA gene encoding cytochrome c biogenesis protein CcsA — MIIENKIPIEITKPIKRWNYLLILFTLMQLIGWYLALFFIGTDTDQGNVYRIIFVHVPVAWCAFFWVFISAFFAILTLIKPQKCEVFDRSSHTAIELGTLFSILMLVTGSVWGKPTWGVWWDWDPRLTSSLVMFLVCCGYLVLRHFTPDLRTRRNVSAIVSILSAVNVPIVYYSVNLWRSVHQPQTFVEKSKNVSTDITLVLFFNFVAMFLLSIAIYKIRRQAISAKETLEYVRGEQ, encoded by the coding sequence CAAAACCCATCAAAAGATGGAATTATTTACTTATTCTATTTACACTTATGCAGTTAATTGGATGGTATTTAGCATTATTCTTCATTGGCACAGACACCGATCAAGGGAATGTTTACCGTATTATTTTTGTGCATGTTCCTGTTGCCTGGTGTGCTTTTTTTTGGGTATTTATCAGTGCATTTTTTGCAATTTTAACCCTTATAAAGCCACAAAAATGCGAAGTCTTTGATCGCAGCAGTCACACCGCTATCGAACTTGGCACACTTTTTTCCATTCTTATGCTCGTTACAGGCAGTGTTTGGGGGAAGCCAACTTGGGGAGTTTGGTGGGATTGGGATCCACGCCTCACTTCGAGCCTTGTTATGTTTTTAGTGTGCTGTGGATATCTGGTTCTTAGACATTTTACTCCCGATCTGCGCACAAGAAGAAATGTTTCTGCAATTGTTTCCATCTTAAGCGCTGTCAATGTCCCCATCGTTTATTACAGTGTTAATTTATGGCGCTCCGTTCATCAGCCACAGACATTTGTTGAAAAATCCAAAAATGTTTCTACAGATATCACGCTTGTTTTATTTTTTAATTTTGTTGCGATGTTTCTATTAAGCATAGCGATTTACAAAATAAGAAGACAAGCCATTTCTGCTAAAGAAACATTAGAATATGTGAGGGGTGAGCAATGA